The Planctomycetaceae bacterium DNA window CAAACTATCTTATTCGCGCTATCGTACTATTTATTAACTGGTAGATACACTGTAAAGATACTTCCTGAATCCGAAGCGTTTTGGGCGGTGATTTTCCCGCCGTGCTTTTCGATAATGTCTCTGCAAATCGCAAGGCCCAAGCCCGTTCCCTTGCGGCCTGTTTTTGTGGAAAAGAACGGCTCGAAAATCGCTTCGCATACCGCAGGGTCGATTCCCTTGCCTGTGTCGCGGAATTTTATCGCCGCGATGTTATCGTCTGAAACATCGCATGTAATAATAATTTTTCCGCCGTCGTGCATCGCTTCAATCGCGTTCTTAATCAGATTGCAGAATACCTGGAACAAATTGCCGCATTTTGCCTTTGGAAGCGGAGTTGTGTATTGTCGTTGAATTTCGACAGATGCGGTGTTTGCCATAGGCTCATTGTACTTAATTGCCTCTTCGATGATTTTATCTATAGTTGTGTCTTCGAGAGATGAGTGTCTGTTTCTGGAGAATTCCAGAAGTTCGGTGATAATGCCAATCATTCTTTTCAGGCCGTCGCCGGCATTGTCGAGATATTCGACTGGTTTGGTAAGGCCGTGTTCATTAACGATTCGCTTGGCAAGGTTGATATACCTTAATACGCCATCCATCGGGTTGTTCAATTCGTGTGCGACTTTGCTGGCGAGTTTGCCAAGCGCGGCAAGGCGTTCGGTTTGGGCGTACTGCTTTTGAAGCGTGGCTTTTTCGGTAACGTTTTCAAGCAGGATAATGCCGCCTGTAATAACGCCGTCATCCTTCATCGCGGAGCAGATTATTTGCAAAAGAGCGGATTTGTCTTCGTAAAGATAGCTTACATTGTCGAATCGGCGGGATTTGCCTGTGTTTAAGACTCCGGTGAGTATTGCATGCCAATTGCCCCAGATGTTTTCATTTGTGCCGGCGGCCAGAGTGGCGTCAGCTTTCATCTGGATATTAATGCAGTCATACGCGCATCGGTTTGCGTTTTGGATTTTTAAGGTTTTGTCAAAAACGACAACGCCAATCGGCAGCGATTGCAAAACCAAAGAATCGCCGTTAATCTTAACATCTTTAACAAAAATATCTTGTGCTACATCTTCGAGCATAGTTGATGTGTATTATAGAACCATCTGGCGAGATTTGTCAACCAGTATGTTGCAAAAAAACAACAAAACTTAAGTTTTTAAGGTATAAAGTATAAAGTTGATAATTTTTTAACGCATTAAACAACGGTTTTGTTGACCTTTGTAAACAGGGTTTCCCAATTTTACAACTTCCCTGGTTTAATCAGGATATTAGTGAGGTTGTAACTTTATATTTTACAATAGGTTATGTTGTTGTAATGTGGATGGACTCTAAATATGAAAAAGTGGTACATTATTTGCGAGTCCGATAACGGTAACGTTAGGGATAGTGTGTTTATCTTTTTTTCATAGCATGGAGGTAAAGGAAAGGAAAAACTAATGGGAGGAGTATTGGAAGAAAGACGGAAATATAGGCGTTTGGATATACGAACGGATGTTCTGTGTAAAAAAATCGATTCCGGGTGCGGCCACAGTTTTAAGGCGAATAGTATAAACATCAGCACAGAGGGACTGCTCGCGGAAATAGCGAATCATCATTTAATGGAAATAAATGATGGTGAACTTTTCGGTTTGGAAATGGATGTTCCCGTCGAAGACAATACGGATTTGTTAGGCGGAAAGTTGTGGGCATACGGCAAAGTCGTTCGCATTGTTGAACAGCAACCTCAAACCAGCAAGAAACGAATCGCTTTTCAGTTTTGTACCCGCCCAATGTTTGAAATATAGAATCAGGCGTTTCCTGAAAATTTAAATTTTATATTTTAAATTTACATTTCTGATATTACTATCAAGCCTTATGAAAATACTGAAATACATACCGATTCTGATATTCATGTTGATTTTGGCCGGCTGCAACGAGCAAAAGAAAGTGGATCACTGGCAAAATGTCAGCATAAACGATTTGATGCCGAAAGGCGGACCGGCACGTACTAAAGACACTATCATCGGTTTATCTGTTTTTGTCTTTGAGGCAGACAGCGGCAGGTATTTAGCTGTTCAGTCTGCTATGGCGGGCACAAGTGAATTGCAGGTTGATGCTTCCGGCAATATAAATCTGGCGGAAAATGGAATGATATGCGGAAACGGGGACCTGCAGAACTGGCCTGGAATAGCCAAAAGTCTGGCAGACGCCAATGCTGTGATTGTCAAGCGTGTAACTTTGTTTATGACTGAAAACGTTAGTGAGCAGATTGAACTGGCCGGCTTTCCGCAAGGCGCATCTGTATGTTATCAGACAGATAACAAAACAACGGCGGCGGTCGGATTGCCGGAAGGAAGCGTTTTACTCGATATAAACGCTAAATCCCTCATAGGCCTTAAACAGGTCTGTCAGCTTGAAATCAAACCGATTTATAAGACCATAAGGAAAAAAGTCGAGGAAAAGCGAATACCCGCCTGGGAATACTTGTTTGATTCTATCGGCTGCAAGTCGCCTGTTCGGCCGGGTCAATTCATTTTTCTGTCACCGCAAATTGACGACATCAAGACATCTGAACAGAAAGCTATTGCGAACGTTGGAAGGTTGATTTTCACAGATAAACAGAAAGAAAACAGAGTAAAATTCTGTTTAATCGTTTGTGGTCTTATAAAGGATTGATTTTTCCGCATCCGTCACCCGCAGGCATTCAAGTGAGGAATTAACAGAATAACCGTTAGTAATTTCATCGCATTTTCACACTCTGCGAAGCAGTTTTTCAACACAGCATCAAGAAGACAAAAAAGCAAAGCAGTTGTTATATTTCCTGATTTGGCCTGTTGTGCAAAAGTGGATAAAAAATATTTATCACTTTTTTTTGTTTTATTACGAATTTTCTTAAAATTTTTCCACTCTTTTGACGATAGCACTTATATATTGGTATGTTGCCAATAACCTCTGTGAAGCCTAATACTTAGCGGAGGGCGGAAGGTCCGAATAACTTCAATGGATGAAACGAATGACAGGTCAGCCAAGACAAGCTAAAATTTTGATTTGCCTGGTAGTCTCTATGACAGCCGGCGCAGCAGTGCTTATGGCACTGGATAATCAGTCGATATCAGCAGGCGCGTTCAGCCTTGCAAGCTATTCGTCTCTTGGCTCGATAGAATCTGTAACAATCACCCGTCAGGCAACAACCGCTGACAGGTGGAACATGATTGAAGTTTACTTCAGCAACACCAAAGGCGGCGACCTTGCACAAATCGCATCGCTTACCGGCCTGACAAGTGCAGACGATTTAAATTTCCATTTTCTCGTATGCAACAGCCTGGGCGACATTGACGGCCGGATTCAGCCGACTGAAAAGTGGCTCAATCAATGGTCGGCACTGCCGGCGGCAGGCTGGTACGGCACCAGCAAGACGATTCGCGTCTGCGTAGTCGGCGAAAAGACCGATGGCGCATCAGATTACCAGACAGGCAGAACTGAAGAACTGGTTGAAAATCTCGCCAGAAGCTTCAACGTCCCGGCTGCGAATATTCAATATCCTGCCGGCTGGAAACTGTAAGTAGTGCACAGTGAAGACTTAATACGTCCCCGTTCGGGGATCTCCGCTTTGCTCCGATGAATAGTTCAACTTTTCCCCAGTAAATATATCCCCCAAAGTAAATCTGTTTATTCTGCGAAAGTGTTTTTTTAACTTTTCGCTCTTCACTT harbors:
- a CDS encoding GHKL domain-containing protein — translated: MLEDVAQDIFVKDVKINGDSLVLQSLPIGVVVFDKTLKIQNANRCAYDCINIQMKADATLAAGTNENIWGNWHAILTGVLNTGKSRRFDNVSYLYEDKSALLQIICSAMKDDGVITGGIILLENVTEKATLQKQYAQTERLAALGKLASKVAHELNNPMDGVLRYINLAKRIVNEHGLTKPVEYLDNAGDGLKRMIGIITELLEFSRNRHSSLEDTTIDKIIEEAIKYNEPMANTASVEIQRQYTTPLPKAKCGNLFQVFCNLIKNAIEAMHDGGKIIITCDVSDDNIAAIKFRDTGKGIDPAVCEAIFEPFFSTKTGRKGTGLGLAICRDIIEKHGGKITAQNASDSGSIFTVYLPVNK
- a CDS encoding PilZ domain-containing protein, which gives rise to MGGVLEERRKYRRLDIRTDVLCKKIDSGCGHSFKANSINISTEGLLAEIANHHLMEINDGELFGLEMDVPVEDNTDLLGGKLWAYGKVVRIVEQQPQTSKKRIAFQFCTRPMFEI